The proteins below are encoded in one region of Deltaproteobacteria bacterium:
- a CDS encoding GIY-YIG nuclease family protein has translation MAFGATDKQFCVYILASKRNGTLYLGVTSQLATRVWQH, from the coding sequence GCTACGGACAAGCAGTTCTGCGTTTACATCCTGGCCAGCAAACGGAACGGCACGCTGTACCTTGGGGTGACTTCACAGCTGGCAACGCGGGTGTGGCAGCATAA